In one Verrucomicrobiia bacterium genomic region, the following are encoded:
- the atpH gene encoding ATP synthase F1 subunit delta encodes MIDHRAVSRYARALLGLAEETGQWEAIDSGLTAVRQLLEKHPEITHLVMNSTIGKAEKEDFLDKVLPASTPRLIADFLKLIVAKGRFHAFRFIQEEFHRLSEEKRGIREVTAVSAVPLPPEAVTRLTALLKKKFKSEIRLITETDPRMIGGLVVRFGGKEIDASYRSRLHELKQNLKSQ; translated from the coding sequence ATGATCGATCACCGGGCGGTGAGCCGTTACGCGCGCGCGCTTTTGGGACTGGCGGAGGAAACGGGCCAATGGGAAGCCATTGACTCGGGCCTCACCGCCGTGCGCCAGCTTTTGGAAAAGCATCCGGAAATCACGCACCTGGTCATGAATTCCACGATCGGGAAAGCCGAGAAGGAAGATTTTCTCGACAAGGTCCTCCCCGCGTCGACGCCGAGGCTCATCGCGGATTTCCTGAAGCTTATCGTGGCCAAGGGCCGGTTCCACGCGTTCCGGTTCATCCAGGAAGAGTTCCACCGCCTTTCGGAAGAAAAGCGCGGCATCCGGGAAGTGACCGCGGTGTCGGCCGTGCCGCTGCCGCCCGAAGCCGTGACGCGGCTTACGGCGCTGCTCAAGAAGAAGTTCAAGTCCGAGATCCGGCTGATCACGGAAACCGACCCCCGCATGATCGGCGGGCTGGTCGTACGCTTCGGCGGCAAAGAAATCGACGCCAGTTACCGGAGCCGTCTTCACGAATTGAAACAGAATTTAAAGTCCCAATAA